One part of the Sebastes fasciatus isolate fSebFas1 chromosome 8, fSebFas1.pri, whole genome shotgun sequence genome encodes these proteins:
- the cox4i2 gene encoding cytochrome c oxidase subunit 4 isoform 2, mitochondrial isoform X1 — protein MLHLMTGRAASLVARRATVAFSTSSARMASHGHDVAGTVDMSQPMYSDRLDTPLPDKPYKDVLTAADKSLKQKETGPWGQLTGEEKLALYRLAFNQTYAEMKKPSAEWKTVFGGIFIFLGFTGLVVWWQRLYVYPHRPRSFEEEWQAKQLKRTLDMRMNPIEGFAAKWDYEKGQWK, from the exons ATGCTCCACCTGATGACAGGGCGCGCGGCAAGTCTGGTGGCCAGGCGCGCGACAGTGGCCTTCAGTACCAGCAGCGCGAGGATGGCGAGCCACGGTCACG ATGTGGCGGGGACAGTGGACATGTCTCAGCCGATGTACTCGGACCGTCTGGACACCCCTCTGCCCGACAAACCCTACAAAGACGTCCTGACCGCTGCTGACAAGAGCCTGAAACAGAAGGAGACGGGGCCATGGGGCCAGCTGACCGGCGAGGAGAAGCTGGCCT TGTATCGGCTCGCATTCAATCAGACCTACGCAGAGATGAAGAAGCCGTCAGCAGAATGGAAGACTGTCTTTGGGGGTATCTTCATCTTTTTGGGTTTCACTGGCCTGGTGGTCTGGTGGCAGAGACTCTACG tCTACCCTCACCGTCCCAGGTCCTTTGAGGAGGAGTGGCAGGCCAAACAGTTAAAGAGGACGTTGGACATGAGGATGAACCCCATCGAGGGCTTCGCCGCCAAGTGGGACTACGAGAAGGGCCAGTGGAAGTAA
- the cox4i2 gene encoding cytochrome c oxidase subunit 4 isoform 2, mitochondrial isoform X2 codes for MLHLMTGRAASLVARRATVAFSTSSARMASHGHDVAGTVDMSQPMYSDRLDTPLPDKPYKDVLTAADKSLKQKETGPWGQLTGEEKLAFYPHRPRSFEEEWQAKQLKRTLDMRMNPIEGFAAKWDYEKGQWK; via the exons ATGCTCCACCTGATGACAGGGCGCGCGGCAAGTCTGGTGGCCAGGCGCGCGACAGTGGCCTTCAGTACCAGCAGCGCGAGGATGGCGAGCCACGGTCACG ATGTGGCGGGGACAGTGGACATGTCTCAGCCGATGTACTCGGACCGTCTGGACACCCCTCTGCCCGACAAACCCTACAAAGACGTCCTGACCGCTGCTGACAAGAGCCTGAAACAGAAGGAGACGGGGCCATGGGGCCAGCTGACCGGCGAGGAGAAGCTGGCCT tCTACCCTCACCGTCCCAGGTCCTTTGAGGAGGAGTGGCAGGCCAAACAGTTAAAGAGGACGTTGGACATGAGGATGAACCCCATCGAGGGCTTCGCCGCCAAGTGGGACTACGAGAAGGGCCAGTGGAAGTAA